One genomic segment of Capricornis sumatraensis isolate serow.1 chromosome X, serow.2, whole genome shotgun sequence includes these proteins:
- the LOC138070784 gene encoding uncharacterized protein CXorf51A-like: MAKASRKPSEPNTETDQPTSSSKQGKMKKVPGQPKSENGGKALKKATKFKKNLQRTLSKKVSEKPTNSIRKLKKTRQSTRFGHYHRLNETLHQNDPEQNQEEVQKPISGRKDLGSQVTSE, translated from the exons ATGGCCAAGGCATCCAGAAAACCATCAGAGCCTAATACAGAGACAGACCAACCAACCTCAAGTTCCAAACAGGGGAAGATGAAGAAGGTTCCCGGTCAACCCAAATCCGAAAATGGTGGCAAA GCACTGAAGAAAGCCACAAAGTTTAAGAAAAACCTTCAAAGGACTTTGAGTAAAAAGGTCTCTGAAAAACCTACCAACTCTATAAGGAAGTTGAAAAAAACTAGACAATCAACAAGATTCGGCCATTATCACCGGTTGAATGAGACACTGCATCAGAATGATCCAGAGCAGAACCAAGAGGAAGTGCAGAAGCCCATCAGTGGAAGAAAAGACCTGGGCAGCCAGGTTACTTCAGAGTGA